A stretch of Saccharothrix texasensis DNA encodes these proteins:
- a CDS encoding carbohydrate ABC transporter permease — MRRFLDRHWYAYAMVLPVVVVIAVLVLFPLAQGVFFTFTDINEGNIANPILDRPATYVSVGLDNYLNVLSGDASYGAFWSTLVRTLIWTFGCVFFHYTIGLGLALLLNREVRGRAVYRVLLILPWAVPAFISAFAWKYMFNAQYGIINQFLRFLGLDDPPVWLGQSDWALVAVIIVNVWLGVPFMMVALLGGLQSIPGDLYEAAEVDGATPWQRFRNVTLPGLRSVSSTVVLLGIIWTFNMFAIIYLITGPNPNTRILVTYAFERFFSGASRDFAVASTYGVLILSVLLVFAGVYRRALRKQGEVW, encoded by the coding sequence GTGCGCAGGTTCCTGGACCGGCACTGGTACGCGTACGCGATGGTGCTGCCGGTCGTGGTGGTCATCGCGGTGTTGGTGCTGTTCCCGCTCGCCCAGGGCGTGTTCTTCACCTTCACCGACATCAACGAGGGCAACATCGCCAACCCGATCCTCGACCGGCCGGCGACCTACGTCTCCGTTGGCCTCGACAACTACCTGAACGTGCTGTCCGGCGACGCCAGCTACGGCGCGTTCTGGTCGACGCTGGTGCGGACGCTGATCTGGACGTTCGGCTGCGTGTTCTTCCACTACACGATCGGCCTGGGCCTCGCGCTGCTGCTCAACCGGGAGGTGCGCGGCCGGGCGGTGTACCGGGTGCTGCTGATCCTGCCGTGGGCCGTGCCCGCGTTCATCAGCGCGTTCGCGTGGAAGTACATGTTCAACGCGCAGTACGGGATCATCAACCAGTTCCTGCGCTTCCTCGGCCTGGACGACCCGCCGGTGTGGCTCGGCCAGTCGGACTGGGCGCTCGTCGCGGTGATCATCGTCAACGTGTGGCTCGGCGTGCCGTTCATGATGGTGGCGCTGCTCGGCGGCCTCCAGTCGATCCCCGGCGACCTCTACGAGGCGGCCGAGGTGGACGGCGCGACGCCGTGGCAGCGGTTCCGCAACGTGACGCTGCCCGGCCTGCGGTCGGTGTCCAGCACGGTGGTGCTGCTCGGCATCATCTGGACGTTCAACATGTTCGCGATCATCTACCTGATCACCGGGCCGAACCCGAACACCCGCATCCTGGTGACCTACGCGTTCGAGCGGTTCTTCTCCGGAGCGTCCCGCGACTTCGCGGTGGCGTCGACCTACGGCGTGCTGATCCTGTCCGTGCTGCTCGTGTTCGCGGGTGTGTACCGGCGGGCGCTGCGCAAGCAAGGCGAGGTGTGGTGA
- a CDS encoding metal ABC transporter solute-binding protein, Zn/Mn family — MTVRNALLGAVAAATAVVLTACGAQDTPAANDGTIKVVASTNVWGSVVKAVGGDAVQVSAIIDDPSGDPHSYESKPSDLAAVRDAELVIFNGGGYDDFFATLLGPETEGAKKIEAFPVSGKASEHEEPEASAEPEGEEHHDHAVNEHVWYDFETVRKVADQAAADLGAIAPDKKATFDANAKDFTAELTDLERRVEGKGAGKKVVATEPVAHYLLDTAGVEDVTPESFSEAVENETDIPAAALADVTRLIEQKQVAALVNNAQTENAGTQRVVEQAKAAGVPIAEVTETLPEGVTGYLDWMTKQVDSLVGALGA, encoded by the coding sequence ATGACCGTCCGCAACGCGTTGCTCGGCGCGGTGGCCGCCGCGACCGCCGTCGTCCTCACCGCCTGCGGTGCCCAGGACACCCCCGCCGCGAACGACGGCACGATCAAGGTCGTCGCCTCCACCAACGTGTGGGGCAGCGTGGTGAAGGCCGTCGGCGGCGACGCCGTGCAGGTCAGCGCCATCATCGACGACCCGTCCGGCGACCCGCACTCCTACGAGAGCAAGCCGTCCGACCTGGCCGCGGTGCGCGACGCCGAGCTCGTCATCTTCAACGGCGGCGGCTACGACGACTTCTTCGCCACCCTGCTCGGCCCCGAGACCGAGGGCGCCAAGAAGATCGAGGCGTTCCCGGTGTCCGGCAAGGCCTCCGAGCACGAGGAGCCCGAGGCGTCCGCCGAGCCGGAGGGCGAGGAGCACCACGACCACGCCGTCAACGAGCACGTCTGGTACGACTTCGAGACCGTCCGCAAGGTCGCCGACCAGGCCGCCGCCGACCTCGGCGCCATCGCACCGGACAAGAAGGCGACCTTCGACGCCAACGCGAAGGACTTCACCGCCGAGCTGACCGACCTGGAGCGGCGCGTCGAGGGCAAGGGCGCGGGCAAGAAGGTGGTGGCGACCGAGCCGGTGGCCCACTACCTGCTCGACACCGCGGGCGTCGAGGACGTCACGCCGGAGTCGTTCAGCGAGGCCGTGGAGAACGAGACCGACATCCCCGCCGCCGCGCTCGCCGACGTCACCCGCCTGATCGAGCAGAAGCAGGTCGCCGCGCTGGTCAACAACGCGCAGACGGAGAACGCGGGCACGCAGCGGGTCGTCGAGCAGGCCAAGGCGGCGGGCGTGCCCATCGCCGAGGTGACCGAGACGTTGCCCGAGGGCGTCACGGGTTACCTTGATTGGATGACGAAGCAGGTCGACTCGCTGGTGGGAGCGCTCGGCGCATGA
- a CDS encoding sugar ABC transporter permease: protein MTVEAASLKAVPQARVRPRSRRSPLAGAGLHGALVVASLIAVFPVFWVLVTSFKPDAKAVETTPKLVNDSSLDNYGRILAGEKGDFLAWFGNSVLIALMTTVLAVFLSATTGYAASRFRFPGKRSLMLSFLVVQMFPFAVLIVPLYNILLALGLQGTSLGLVLVYCTTAVPFCTYMLKGYFDTIPNDIDEAGRVDGLTPFGVFWRLVLPLARPGLAVTAFYAFLTAWGEVAFASAFLSAADESKTLAVGLQVFVQQNRTEWGHLAAASILVAIPAIVVFYLVQRFLVTGLSSGAVKG, encoded by the coding sequence ATGACGGTCGAAGCCGCTTCGTTGAAGGCGGTCCCGCAGGCCCGCGTGCGTCCGCGCTCGCGACGGTCGCCGCTGGCCGGCGCGGGGCTGCACGGCGCGCTGGTCGTGGCGTCGCTGATCGCGGTGTTCCCGGTGTTCTGGGTGCTGGTGACGTCGTTCAAGCCGGACGCCAAGGCCGTGGAGACCACGCCGAAGCTGGTCAACGACTCCAGCCTGGACAACTACGGGCGGATCCTGGCCGGCGAGAAGGGCGACTTCCTGGCGTGGTTCGGGAACTCGGTGCTGATCGCGCTGATGACCACGGTGCTCGCGGTGTTCCTGTCCGCGACGACCGGGTACGCGGCGTCGCGGTTCCGGTTCCCGGGCAAGCGGTCGCTGATGCTGTCGTTCCTGGTCGTGCAGATGTTCCCGTTCGCGGTGCTGATCGTGCCGCTGTACAACATCCTGCTGGCCCTCGGGCTGCAGGGCACGTCGCTCGGCCTGGTGCTGGTCTACTGCACCACCGCCGTGCCGTTCTGCACGTACATGCTGAAGGGCTACTTCGACACCATCCCGAACGACATCGACGAGGCCGGGCGGGTGGACGGCCTGACGCCGTTCGGCGTGTTCTGGCGGCTGGTGCTGCCCCTGGCCCGGCCGGGCCTGGCCGTGACGGCGTTCTACGCGTTCCTGACGGCGTGGGGCGAGGTGGCGTTCGCGTCCGCGTTCCTGTCGGCGGCGGACGAGTCGAAGACGCTGGCCGTGGGGCTGCAGGTGTTCGTGCAGCAGAACCGGACCGAGTGGGGCCACCTGGCGGCGGCCTCGATCCTGGTCGCGATCCCGGCGATCGTCGTGTTCTACCTGGTGCAGCGCTTCCTGGTGACGGGCTTGTCGTCGGGCGCGGTGAAGGGCTGA
- a CDS encoding type II toxin-antitoxin system VapC family toxin has product MADRYSGVLDTSAYIDLDLLHPEVLPATPGLTTITLAELHHGVMAAKDAATRAARTTQVATAVVDFDALPFDRRASARYGSLIGLTLAAGRDPRSRKLDLMIAAIASCHDLPLYTRNPKDFVGLEQLVEVIEV; this is encoded by the coding sequence GTGGCTGACCGCTACTCCGGCGTCTTGGACACGTCCGCGTACATCGACCTCGACCTCTTGCACCCGGAGGTCCTGCCGGCGACTCCCGGACTGACCACGATCACGCTCGCCGAGTTGCACCACGGGGTGATGGCCGCGAAGGACGCGGCGACCCGCGCGGCTCGGACGACGCAGGTGGCCACCGCGGTCGTGGACTTCGACGCCCTGCCCTTCGACCGCCGCGCGTCCGCGCGCTACGGCAGCCTGATCGGGCTGACGCTCGCGGCCGGCCGTGATCCCCGTTCGCGCAAGCTGGACCTGATGATCGCGGCCATCGCCTCGTGCCACGACCTGCCGCTCTACACCCGCAACCCGAAGGACTTCGTCGGGCTCGAGCAGTTGGTCGAGGTCATCGAGGTCTGA
- a CDS encoding PhdYeFM domain-containing protein, translating into MKVISQREFDRNPAQVLEALEAGEALRVTGRDGEIIELHRRADGRPWTAEELVERHKRLPRVDFARMRAEIDELFGVDRIDDDPWQRSRG; encoded by the coding sequence ATGAAGGTCATCAGCCAACGGGAGTTCGACCGGAACCCCGCGCAAGTCCTGGAAGCACTCGAAGCAGGCGAGGCACTCCGCGTCACGGGTCGCGACGGCGAGATCATCGAACTCCACCGGCGAGCGGACGGACGGCCGTGGACCGCGGAGGAGCTCGTCGAGCGGCACAAGCGCCTGCCGCGGGTCGACTTCGCGCGGATGCGCGCGGAGATCGACGAACTCTTCGGCGTCGACCGCATCGACGACGACCCGTGGCAGCGCAGCCGTGGCTGA
- a CDS encoding ABC transporter ATP-binding protein, with protein MAEVAYVKASRIFSGNPPVRAVDELSLDVTDGEFLVLVGPSGSGKSTALRMLAGLEDIDEGAIHIGGKDVTNVPPKGRDIAMVFQSYALYPHMTVAENMGFALKLRGVNKTEIREKVAEAARMLDLEKYLDRKPKALSGGQRQRVAMGRAIVREPSVFLMDEPLSNLDAKLRVETRANIAALQARLDTTTIYVTHDQVEAMTMGHRVAVLKDGLLQQCDTPRALYDKPANAFVAGFMGSPAMNLKTVPLTSEGAKLDGIVVPLERRALDKAAGEGLSEVTFGIRPESLALVSSSEQGMDMTVELVEELGADALMHGSVRIGDVPERFVVRVDGRTPPTLGQTVKVAVRDASEVHLFHPESGHRLTD; from the coding sequence ATGGCTGAGGTCGCCTACGTCAAGGCTTCGCGGATCTTCTCCGGCAACCCGCCGGTCCGCGCGGTCGACGAGCTGTCGTTGGACGTCACCGACGGCGAGTTCCTGGTACTGGTCGGTCCGTCCGGCTCCGGCAAGTCCACCGCGCTGCGGATGCTCGCGGGTCTGGAGGACATCGACGAGGGCGCCATCCACATCGGCGGCAAGGACGTCACCAACGTCCCGCCCAAGGGCCGCGACATCGCGATGGTGTTCCAGTCCTACGCGCTGTACCCGCACATGACGGTCGCGGAGAACATGGGCTTCGCGCTCAAGCTGCGCGGCGTCAACAAGACCGAGATCCGGGAGAAGGTCGCCGAGGCGGCCAGGATGCTGGACCTCGAGAAGTACCTGGACCGCAAGCCGAAGGCGCTGTCCGGCGGTCAGCGGCAGCGCGTCGCGATGGGCCGCGCGATCGTCCGCGAGCCTTCCGTGTTCCTCATGGACGAGCCGCTGTCGAACCTGGACGCGAAGCTCCGCGTGGAGACCCGCGCGAACATCGCCGCCCTCCAGGCCCGCCTGGACACCACCACGATCTACGTCACGCACGACCAGGTCGAGGCCATGACCATGGGCCACCGGGTCGCCGTGCTCAAGGACGGCCTGCTCCAGCAGTGCGACACCCCGCGCGCGCTGTACGACAAGCCGGCCAACGCGTTCGTCGCCGGCTTCATGGGCTCGCCCGCGATGAACCTGAAGACCGTGCCGCTGACGTCGGAGGGTGCGAAGCTCGACGGCATCGTGGTGCCGCTGGAGCGCCGCGCGCTGGACAAGGCGGCGGGCGAGGGCCTGTCCGAGGTGACGTTCGGCATCCGGCCCGAGTCGCTGGCGCTGGTCAGCTCCTCGGAGCAGGGCATGGACATGACCGTCGAGCTGGTCGAGGAGCTGGGCGCGGACGCGCTCATGCACGGCTCGGTCCGCATCGGCGACGTGCCCGAGCGGTTCGTGGTCCGCGTCGACGGCCGCACGCCGCCGACCCTGGGCCAGACCGTCAAGGTCGCCGTGCGCGACGCCAGCGAGGTCCACCTGTTCCACCCCGAGTCGGGCCACCGCCTGACCGACTGA